The genome window CCCGCAAACAGCAGGTCTTCATTCCAAAATAGCGTCCGTACTCCTGCACCATCACGTCCCCCGCCACCTTCGAGGCTCCAAAGAGGCTGTGCTTGCTTTGGTCAATCGAGAAACTCTCTGGAATTCCGTTGGCGAAGGCGGGATCATCATACTCCCAGCGCGTGGCCAGTTCCTTGAGCCGGATCGTGTTGGGACGGTCTCCGTACACCTTGTTGGTGCTCAGGTGGGCAAAGACCGCCGTCGAGGCGTGCCGGCGCGTGGCCTCCAGCAAGTTGAGCGTGCCCACGGCATTGACGTCGAAATCGTCGAACGGACGTGAGGCGGCCAAGTCATGGCTGGGCTGGGCGGCGGTATGCACGACCAAGGCGGGTTTCAGGGTGGCCAGCAATTGATCCACGCCCTGGCGATCCCGGATGTCCAACTCATGATGTTGGAAGTTGGGATGGGCGGTCAGGAGCCGCCGCTGGTTCCAGCGGGTATCCCCTTGGGGGCCGAAGAAATCCGCGCGTTGATTGTTATCCACGCCGCACACTTGCCAGCCAAGCTGGCAGAAATACGCCACCACCTCTGAGCCGATCAGTCCCGAAGAACCGGTTACGAGCATTGTCTTCATACGTTTGTTTCGTGCTCGCATTGTTATCCTGCCCCGTGTTCGCTGTCAATTTCAAAGCCTGGACACTAGGCATCCCGTTTCGCAACGCGCCTTGGAACCGGCTGCCGCCGGAACCCCAAGCGGGATCCATTGAATCCTTGGACAATGCGGGCGATGAAGGTGGCCATTTTTTCGCTTTAAAAACGTCGTCGTTCACCCTACCGTTGCCGCCATGTTGACACTGGCAAAGTATTCAATGGGTATGGGCGACCGGTTTGCCCACCAGGCAAAGGCGCAGTTGAAAGCCTGCAAACAGGCTTTGGAGTGCGGTGTGGAAATCATTCCGGTTTGGAACAAGTCGAACCGTGAACATCTCATCGTGGGGTCCGAACCGGCCAGTGTGCGGGTGGCCGCAGATTCGGCCGTCAAGACGCTGGGCTGGCATAAACCATACCATGTGGATGCCGACCATATCCGGCTGGAGACGGTGGATCGTTTCATCCCGACCGCTGACTTTTTCACGTTGGATGTGGCGGATTTCATTGGTAAACCCGCCGCGGCGGGGGCGGTGCAGGCGTTTGTCAGCCAGCATCCGGAACTGGTGGGCGCGTTGCGCATTCCCGGCATTGCCGCGCCATTCCAAACCAGCGCCGCCGACATCGAGCGGATGGCCGCCAAATATTTGTATGCCGTCCAGGAAGCCGGGCGCATTTATCAGCAGATTGCCAAGGTCAAAGGGCAGGGGAAGTTTATCACGGAAATCTCCCTGGACGAGACGGATGCGCCGCAGACGCCGCCGGAACTGCTGGTGATCCTCGCCGCCATTGCGGACGGGAAAATCCCCATCCAGACCATCGCGCCGAAATTTACCGGGCGCTTCAACAAGGGGGTGGATTACGTGGGCGACGTGGCGCAATTTGAAAAAGAGTTCAACGAGGATCTCGCCGTCATTGCCTTTGCCGTCAAGGAGTATGGTTTGCCGGCGCAGCTTAAATTGAGCGTCCACTCCGGCAGTGATAAATTTTCAATCTACGGCCCCATCCATCGCGCGCTGAAACGCACCGGGGCCGGGCTGCATCTCAAAACCGCCGGCACCACCTGGCTGGAAGAACTCATCGGCCTGGCGGAATCCGGCGGGCACAGCCTCGAATCGGCCAAGGAGATTTATATCGAAGCGCTGGCACACCAGGATGAACTCTGCGCCCCGTACGCGGCGGTGATTGACATCCAACGGAGCCAGTTGCCCGCGGCGGACACCGTGAAGCGCTGGTCCAGCGCCCAGTATGTTGCCGCGTTGCGCCACGATCCCAAAAACAACGCTTTTAACCCGCACCTGCGCCAGTTGCTGCATGTGGGGTACAAGGTCGCGGCCAAAATGGGACCGCAATATCTGAGCATGCTCAAGGCCAATGATACGGTGATTGGGCGTAACGTGACGTTCAACCTGTTCGAGCGCCATATCAAACCGGTGTGGCTTGGCTAACGGCCGGCAGCAACCCGGAAACCCGGCACCAAAACGCCTATGAACTATTACCAAACTGTCGAGCAACGTTACAGCGTGCGCGCGTTTAAAGCCACGCCCGTCAACCCGGAATCGTTGGCGCGCATTTGGGAAGCCGTGCGCCTGGCGCCTTCCGCATGCAATCTGCAACCGTGGCGGTTCCTGGTCATCAAGACGGCGGAGTTGCGCGCCAAACTGGCGCCGATCCTGCAACCGTGGGTGTTCACCGCGCCGCTGGTGGTGGTGGCCCTGGGTAATCGTCAGACGGCTTGGCGGCGGGATGGCCAAAGTTACCATGAATTGGACGTGGCGATTGCTTTTGAACATTTGGTGCTGGCGGCCACGGCAGAGGGCTTGGGTACCTGCTGGATTTGTGCCTTCGACCGGAAAGCAATGGCCAAGGCGCTGGAGCTAACGAATGAATGGGACCCGGTGGCGGTGACGCCGCTTGGATATCCGGCGGTTCCTTGCATCAAGACCCCGCGCCGGGCAATCGCAGAGATTGTGCAGGAAATCTGAGCGATTCAAAACGGTTTGACAGGCAACCATCGCGATGTTTGATTTTTAGATTTATGAAATGGAATGGAAAATTGTTCGGACTGATTGCCGCGCTCCTGCTGGCCCCGGCCAGCCAGGTTGGCGCGGGTGATATTCACGACGCTGCCGGTGCCGGTGACGAGTTCAAGCTCAAGGAACTCCTCAAACAAAAGCCGGAACTGCTCAACGAGCAGGAGCCGGATGGCAGCACCGCGATGCATGTGGCCGCGCGCCTGGGCCAGACGGAGATTGTTGCGCTCCTGCTCACCTACAAGGCCAGTATCACGGTCACCAACAAAGATGGCCTGACCCCGTTACAGATGGCCCGCCTCCGCAACCACCCGAAAATTGTGGACCTGTTGCTCGCCGCCAATCCCAGCGCGGAAGATAAAATGATGGTGCTGCGCGATGCGTTGCACGAAGCCATTATGAAAAACCAGCCGGACAAGGCCCGGAGCATTCTCGATAACAACCCCGGACTGGACCTTGCCAATGCGAAGAACTTGATGGAAAACACCGCGTTACACTTTGCCGCCTTCGCGGGCAACCTGGATCTGGTCAAGTACCTCTTGGGCAAACAAGGTAAAGCGGACGCGCGCAACAAGGAGGGCAACACTCCGTTGCACGCCGCCGCCGCCACCGGCCACCGGGACGTCGTGGAGTTGCTGCTGGAGCAGAAAGTGGCGATCAACGAGACCAATCTAATGGGGGTCACGGCCCTGCATCTGGCAGCGGATCGCGGCCATGAGGAAGTGGTAAAATGTTTGGTGGATCATAATGCGGATGTCAACGCCACCGGCAAATCCGGGGTTACCCCGCTGCTTGTGGCGGCGGAAAAAGGGCATCTCAATGTCGGACGGCTATTGCTGGATCATCAGGCCGGCATTAACGCGCTGGGGGATAAAATGGCCACTCCCTTGCACTTCGCGGTGCGCAACGGGGATCTGCGTTTTGTGGAACTGTTGCTTGCGTACAAGCCGGACTTAACGAAAAAGACGGTGGATGGTCTCACTGCCCTGGCGCTCGCCAATCAAAAGGGATTTGTGGCGGTCGTTGATATGTTGAAGAAGGCCGGGGCGAAGGAATAATCCATAGAAGCCTCGACTCCAGTGCCTTTTTCCCCGGTTTGGATGAATGCGGCTTCGTCCTTATTGTCGCACGCTTTCGCCAGCAGAATTGACTTTTCGAGGGTTGACTTATCGGCACGAATCAATAGTGTAGTACCTTGTGCAGAGCTTGGTAACCAGTAGTGAAGACCGACCAACCACGCCCTTGAAAGCGGGCGCGCAGTGGTTTTGCATCCGCACGAAACCCAAGCACGAGCATATTGCCGCGGCACATATTCGAAAATACCAGGGCACGGAAGTGTTTTTCCCGCGCATCCGGCTTGAGCGCGCCTCGCGGGGTGGCAAAATCCGTGTGCTGGCACCGTTGTTTCCGACGTACCTTTTTGCCCGGTTCGACTTGATGATGGAACTGCGCTCGGTGCGCTATGCGTCCGGAGTGCTTAACGTGGTGCATTTTGGCCACTACATTCCGATCATTCCGGACCAGGTCATTGAGAATTTACGGCTGGAACTGGATTCCGAGGGCGTTTGTGAAGGGGCTCCGGAGTTTGTGCCGGGGGATGCAGTGGAAGTAATCACCGGCGCCTTCCGAGGCTTTCAAGGGCAGGTGTTGCGCACCATGACGTCTGGCCAACGCGTGGCCATCTTGCTGGATTTTCTGGGACGCCAGGTGATGGTGGAGATTGAAGCCGAGTTCATCCTCAAGGAGGCGGCGGACACGCTGGCAGGCAAACCTTCGAATTCGGGAGGAAAAACGTCATGAATTGGGCTGGGATTGGACAATTACTTGTCATCAGCCTAAGCCTCATGGCAGCGGCGTTGCACGGGGCGACTTATACGGTGCTCAATACGAACGATTCTGGAAGCTTTTCATTCAGGCAAGCGCTGTTGGATGCCAATAGCAACCCGGGGTCGGATACCATTCTTTTCAACATTGCGGGGGCGGGCCCGCATGTCATCGCTCCCGCCTCCGCACTGCCCACGGTTACGGATTCCGTGATCATTGATGGCACTTCGCAACCCGGGTACAACGGGCAACCGCTGATTGAGGTCAACGGCGCCAAAGCGGGCACCAGCACGAGCGGGATATTGGTGCAGACGTCGGGATGCACGATTCGGGGATTGGCGATCAACCGGTTTACGCGGGACGGCATTCGCTTGGAACGGTATGGCAACCATGTGGTGCAGGGAAATCGCATTGGTACGGCCCCAAATGGCACGACCGCGCTTGGCAATGGCGAGGGTGGGGTCACGCTGTATCAGTCGGCGAATAACCTGGTTGGCGGGACGAATGCGAGCGAACGAAACCTGATTTCCGGATCTACCCTGGCTGGCATGTATATCATTGGGGCGGGGGCGACGGGGAATTGGGTGCAAGGGAACTTGATTGGCACAGATATCACCGGCACCAACTACTTGGGAAACCAGAACAGCGGTGTGATCATTTCCGATGCGCCGAGTAATTACCTAGGGGGGACCGTAGCGTCCGCACGTAACGTTATTTCTGGGAACAGCCAGAGCGGAGTGTATATCCAAGGCAGTCTCTCCACTGGTAATGTGTTGCAGGGAAATTACATTGGCACGGATATCACTGGACGGTATGCCCTGAGCAACCGTTGGGACGGGGTGACGGTGGTGAGTTGCGTCGGCAATGTGATTGGCGGCGCGGTTCCGGGAGCGCGCAATATCATTTCAGGCAACATGTTGCGCGGTGTGATTTTGTCTGGAATCGGAGCGAATTCGAACCAAATCCAGGGAAATTACATTGGGACAGATGTCACCGGGCAGGTAAAACTCGGCAATGCCAACGCGGGCGTCTCAGTGTTGGGCGGGTGTGTCAACAATCGCATCGGGGGAACGAACGCACTCGCCCGGAACGTTATATCCGGTAATCTTTTTTGCGGGATAGTCCTGGCGGACAACAATACGGTCGGAAATGTGGTGCTTGGCAATTACATCGGGACGGATGTTTCGGGCAGCAACGCGGTGGGCAACGCGCCTTTCGGTATTACGATCACCAGCGCCTCGAACACGGTCGGAGGCGCAAGTGCGGGTGCCGGGAATCTCATTTCAGGTAATCAGCAGCATGGCATCTTCATTTCAGGATCCGGCAGCACGGCCAACGAAATTCTGGGCAACTACATTGGAACCGACGCCAAGGGGCAATTCAAGCTGGGCAATGGGGAAGCGGGCGTTTTCATTGACGGAGCGCCGGGTAACCTGTTGGGCGGCACTGCGGCTGGGGCGCGCAATCTCATCTCCGGGAATGCATCGAATGCCGCCTTTTCCGTCGGCATCTACCTTTCCGGGACCGGTGCCACGGGTAACCGTATTTTAGGCAACCAGATTGGAACGGATGCCAGCGGCACAACGGGCCTGGGAAATTATTGCGGAGTGGGCATAAACAACGCGCCCACCAATTGGGTGGGCGGCCAGGAATATGGCGCCGGCAATATAATTTCGGCCAGCGTGCGACAGGGGCTCTACATAACAGGCGCAAATGCCACTGGAAACCATATTGAGGGCAATTATATCGGGACGGATATCACCGGGACCCGTGCGCTGGGTAACTTGGCGCAGGGGATTTTGATCCAAGCACCCAGTAATTACATCGGCAGTGCCCTGACGGGAGCGGGGAATGTCATCTCCGGAAACCAAAATGTGGGCATCGCTATCGACTTGGTGGTTTCCACCGGTAATGTTGTGCAAGGTAATTATATTGGCACGCAAAAGGATGGAGTCAGTCCTTTGGGGAACACATGGCATAATATTGAACTTAAAAACAATGCGTCGAACACTACTATTGGCGGGGTTGGGCAAGGGGCTGGCAACCGCATCGCCTTTGTCGTCACGGATGGCTATGCGGGAGTGCGAGTCCGCGATGGCTGTAATGGCATATTTATCCGGGGTAACGCCATTTTCAGCAATGCTGGTCTGGGGATTGACCTCGGCGCCAACGGCCCCAATGCGAACCAATCGGGGATTATCTCCAGCGCCGCCAACTGGGCGCAAAATTACCCGATTATTACTGCGGCCTCGGGCCGGTACCGGACCACGATTCAAGGCACCCTAAAAAGCACGGCCAACCGAACGTACACGCTTGATTTTTATGTCAACGCAAGCCCGGACAAATCGGGATACGGCGAGGGACAACTGTGGTTGGGCGCGCTGCCGGTAGTCACAGATGGCAGCGGAAATACCAGTTTCACGGTTGTTTTCACCAATACGATTTCCGCTGCCGGATTCATCAGCGCGACGGCCACGGATGTTGCCGGCAACACCTCCGAATTCAGTGCGAGTGTGAGCAACAGTGTGCCGAGCTTGGTGGATACGGATGGCGATGGGTTGCCGGATGATTATGAATTAGCGTGGGGACTGAATCCCAACAACCCGGCGGATGCGGCCTTAGACTCGGATGGCGATGGGGCCTCGAACTTGTCTGAATACCTTGCCGGGACCAATCCGCGGGACCGCACCGATGTGCTGCGGTTTAGTTTGCCGCAGCTTTTGGGCGGCAAACTGACGCTGTATTTTCCGACCGTGCCTGGCAAACAATACCAAGTGGATTTTGCCAGTCCGGTGGGTGCGGCCTGGGTTCCGCTGGCGACCAACCTTCCGGGGACCGGCGAACCATTGCGCCTCACGGATACCAACGCCAGGCCCGCTGGCACCTGTGTTTATCGGCTAAGGGTATTTTAATGAAATGGTTTAATTTAAATCACGTAAAGGGAGCGGCGGCAGCGTGGCGCGTGCCATGGCTGGCCGGCTTGGCGGCATTGCTCATCTATGGAGCCAGCCTGCCGCTGGGGATCACCTTGTACAATGCCCAACCGACCGCCCACTTGCTAGGGTGGGACTGGTCTTCATTCCGGACCGCCCCCATCACTTTTTTGTTGCTGTACCCGGCGCGTTGGCTGCCGGTGGGGTGGCAATTTGGCGCCGCCGGCTTGATGACCGCCGGCTTTGGCGCGTTGACGTTGGCCCTGCTGGCTCGTTCCGTGAGCTTGTGGCCGCAAGACCGCACCCCGGCGCAACGTGAGCGATTGCCCGACGGACAGGTCCATCTGCCAGCCAACCTGGGCTGGTTGGCCAGTTTAATTGCGGTCGCGGCGTGCGGTTTGCAGACCAGTTTTTGGGAGCACGCAACCATCGCGACGGGAGAAATGGTGGATTTGCTGCTGTTTGCGGCCAGTGTCTGGTGTCTGCTGGAGTATCGCCGTTCGCAGTCTGCCGGTTGGCAGTTTGGATTTGCACTGGTGTTCAGCGCCGGAGTGGCCAACAATTTTGCCATGCTTGCGTTCAGCCCATTTTTACTGGCAGCCCTGTTCGTGCTGAGCGGCGACAGCTTGATTAATTGGTCGCGAATTGGGTATTGGTTACTGGGGCGTTCCAAGGAGAACTGGTCGTTCCAGCAACAGCAATGGGCAATCCGAACCGGCCCGGGAAAAATGGAGGGCGATCAAAAAGCACCGCCGTCGTATTTTATTTCGCCGGTGTTGGGCAAGCTGGCTTGCTTGGGATTGGCCGGACTGCTTTTTTACCTGGTTTTGCCTTCATACCAGAGTCTGACTGGGGTTTCAGACCAGGGTTTTCTGAGAGACCTGAGGGGGTGCCTTGGCGCGCAAAAGCACGCCCTGTTCACGGCGGACCGAACGGTGGCATTGGTCATGGGATTGGCAATCCTAACGCCGCTGGCGTTCATCATGGTGCGCTGGCGCCTGAGGGAAGAAATTGAAATACTGTCCGATCAGTTGCGTCATCTTTGGATTGAACGCCAAGTGGTGTATATAACGCTGCACGTGAGCCATGCTGTGATTTTGGCGGTGACCGTTTTTTTAACGCTGGATGTTTATTTTAGCCCGCAGGTGCTCAGCCGGGGAGCCGCGTACCTGCCGCTTTATTATGTCAATGCCTTGGTTTTGGGGTACTGCACCGGGTATTTTCTGCTGATTGCCCGAGGACAACTGCAGAACCAAAAAAATGCACCCAAACAAATGGGATTGGAACGAACGATTTCCGGCATTTTTCGCGGTGGGATCTGGCTGCTGGTGGCGTTACCCGTGGTCCTGTTTTTTCGGACTTTGCCGGGCATTTTAAGCCACCGGGGCGAGCATCTGGCCCACTACGGCAAACTGGCTGCCCGAATTCTCCCAGCCAATGGCGCGGTCGTCATGGCGGATGACAAACGGTTACTATTCGCGGTGCGGGCAGGACTTGGATCGGCGGCCAACCGTTACCAGTTCATTCATAGCGCGAGATTGTCGCAGCCCGCATTTCAGCGTTTCCTGCAGCGCCGATATCCTGACTTTCACCCCCTCACGGCAACGGGAGCGTCCAACCAAACCAGCTATGCTTACACCGGGGGTGATTGCCTGAAGTATCTGGGTAAAAAACAGGCGATTTACGCGCTGCAGCCGATTCAGGGACCATTGGCGGAGCAGTTTTATGCCATGCCGGACAAGCTGCTCTTCCGACTGGAACCGCGTCCCGCAAATGGCTTGGCGGGCAAGCCGCCGTCCAAACGGGCAGGGGAAGACACGCTATTATTCTGGCGGGGATTTATGAAGGAAGCGGCGGGGGCGGGGGTAATTGGAAGACCGGAGTTGCGCGCGCGCGGAGGTGGCGAGGCGCGCGGGTTGGGAGAGTTTTATTCGCTGCTGCTCAATTATCATGGCGTGATGTTGCAGCGGGCTGGCGAGTTGCCCTGGGCGGCCGAATGTTTCAATTATGCGGTGGAATTGAACCCCGACAACCAAGCTGCCTTGGGTAACCGCGAATTGAATCAAGCCTGGCAACAGCAGGGACGCCCGCTCACGCGGCTCGAACCGCAAACTCGGCAACGGTTGTTGCCTTTGCTGGCGCGGTGGGATTGGACGTTGGTCACATCTGGACCGGTGGATGAACCGGGCGCATATTTTTCACTCGCACTGTATTTGCGGGGGCGTCATTGGCACCGGCAGGCAATTGACGCGCTGCAACGCGCCATTTTTTTCATGCCGGATGAGTGTGCCTTGCACGCGTTACTCGCTTCCTCCCTGGCATCCATCGGCATGACGGACAGCGCCTTGGAGGAAATCAGCGCCTTTCGGGCGCGGGCGGCTAAAACCAGGATTGCGGGCGATGCCTTTACGTTGGTGCAGGCAGAATCGCACATTCGGGAAAGCCGCAAGGAGCACGCCCAGGTGGACAACCTGCTGGCGGAGGCGATGAAGGAGAATCTGGCCGACGTGCGTCCGGTCAACCTTCAGGTTCATTTCTGGCTGGAGCGCGGGCAGGCGGCACGCGCACAGGCGTTGCTGGAGCACCAAGTCAAGCTTCACCCCACCAATGCCAGTTTCCTGGTAAACCTGGCGGGGGTCATGCAACTGAGGCAGAATGCCGTCGGCGCCTTGCCCTATCTGGAACGGGCGAACCAAGCGTCGCCGGGTGACCCGCTGATTTTACAGAATCGTGGACTTGCCTATCGGCAGACCGGAAATTTGAAAGCGGCGTTGAACGATTTTGAAGCGGTCAGAACCAAGGCTGGATCGTCACCGGCGATCGTGTTCTGCCTGGCGGAAGTGAATTACCTGCTGAAGGAATATCAATTGTCGCGAAGTCTGTTTGAAACTTTTTTGAAGACCGCCTCGTCGAATAATCCTGATCTGCCCAAGGCCCGGAAGTACCTTAAAGCCATTGAGACAGGCACACCTCCGGAGCAATGACGTAACCCCGACAATTGGTGGGGCGTTGGGAAATGTGAACGGTCTGCCTACTGGGAAGTCGGCGACACAGCAGGTTTGGAAACCTGCGTCACGCTGCGTGGAATGCGGCTAGCCGTGGTCTTCCCGTTCTGAACGGTGTGCCTCACTGCTTTGTGATCCATGGCCCCATTGCCTGTGCCAACGGCAATGGCCAGCAGTGCCCCGCCGGAATTCGGGCCGGTTTCAATCCCTGCTTACGGGGACTTTTTCAGGCGGTTGAACTGCGAGCCTTCCAGAATATCCAGGCGCAGCACGTTGCTTTCACCCATGATCTCAACCAGATTGGTCGCCGTGATCCAATTGGAGGATGAGAGATTGGTGGAGAATTCCAACTGGAAACCCGTAATGGAAGTTGGCCAACTGAGGAGCACCTGTCGGTTCGTTTGCCAAATGCTCAACACGGGAGGCGGGGTGACCACGGTAGTCATGACCGATGCGGTGGCAGTAATGCCCTGAAGACAACCCAGTGCGGCTTGGTGGCTGATGAGGCCGGGTTGGCTGGCCCGGAAACCCATCGTGATCACCGCGCTGCTGTTGGCGGGAATGACACCCAGGTCGGCCAACAGCAGGCCATTGGTGACGGTGCCGCTTCCCTGACTGACCGACAGGGATTGCAACACCCAGCCGGCAGGCAGGGCGTTGGTCAGGAGCACTCCCGTGGCTTCCCGCAGTCCCTGGTTGGTTATCGTCAGCCAGCAAGTGAACGGATTCCCCTGCTGGATGGCGGACGGCGCGTACCGGAATAAAACCGCCAACTCGGGCAGCTCGAAGGTCGTCACGGCATCCGGGATGGCGGGGGCCGCTTCCGTGTTGCCCAGCCAATCGCGCGCCACGCTGTAGAAAGCATAGGTATGGCCGGACACCCCGTGCAAGCTGGCGGAAACATTGGTGGTGTTCGTCTGCCACAGCAGCCACGGGCCGACGTTGTCTTTCATATAGACGTCATAGCCGGCGACTCCAGAGCCGCCGGGGTCATCCTGGCCGGACCATTGAATCAGCGTTTCCGTCACCAACGTGACGGTGGGCAACAGCAGCATCTGGCTGGTGGGCGGTCCGGCATCAATGGTGTTCAGCCAAGGCGCATCCTTGGGTGCCGGCCCCCACGGCCCCATGAAGTCGAATTGCACCAGCGCCTGATTGGTGACTTGCGTGCCGCCGGGCAGATTGGGCCGGGTTCGGACCCGAAATTCCATCCAGCCGATTTCGTAGCGGGTCTCCAGATTGAAAGGTGGGAGGAAGCCCGCATTCGGATCTTCCGGGTAATCGCCAGTCACCGGGTCCACGGTATGGAACCACCATTCAACCCGCCCCGTCTGGGGATCGAGGGTGCCGGTGATATCCACGGCAATATTCATGTCTGGCCAGGTATCGAGGCGCGTATCGAGCACGTTGCCGCCCGGCAACGGCTGGTCCCACTTGAGAAAACCGACCCGGGTAAACTCGAACGTGCTCAGGTCGAAGATCGCAGGATTCAGCACGTCTTGAATCACAGCGTCTTGGGTGGGAACCACGGCGTTGGTCTTGTTCCAGATTTCAATCCGGTAATTCATCATCTGCCCCGGCGGCAGGAACCGCTTTAAAGCATTCGTGGATGTCCCCGGAACATCCACGCCAGGAGGCCCCCATTTGTCTTCGGGACTGATGGAGGTGCGACATTTGGTTTCTTCCGTGCAAGCAGGAGGACCATTTGGATGAGTTGTTGGGTGTGGAGTGGATTTATTAGGTGGAGATAGTGATGGGGCACGGCCGTTTTTGTCGAGCCAATCCCATATTTTGGAGAAGGCCAACCCACCTAGTTTACTACCTACAAGACCTGCGGCATATCCTATAACCGGTCCCAAACTTGTGCCTAGCGCACCGAACACAATGCCACCAACCACTTGACCGCCAAGTTTGAAAGCCTCTGCATTGTTTCCAGTACGATACGCTTGTCCAAAGTCGAAAACCTCTTTGCTCGTCTGGACGAAATCAACAACCTTTAATCCTTTAACGAAACCCCATGCGGCTACATTTTTTGGGGTGAGGAATATTTTGTAACTTTTATCCGTCCAATGTGCCAGACCTTGTGGATCAATATAGCTTATAGGATTGTTATTACAATATTGATATACATTAATGCTACCACTTGCGATATTAAGAGGATCTGGATTTACGAAACGCCCAGCCTGCTTGCAGAAAAACCTATTCCGCATGAAATTCAAACCTGTGTTCTCGTCCGTTACACCAAACCGACCCACAAAGCGGAAAACATTTTTTATGGATTCGTTCGCCAATGAAGTTGCCCCAAAAGCATCGTAATCGTACTCATTAAGAATTGTTCCTTGATAATCTGTTAACTGCCTTGTGTTGCCCAATGCATCAAAGGTGTAGAACGCACTGTTTCCAGTTCCATCATTTCTCGATACTAATCCCAATGCATGATCGTAGCGG of Verrucomicrobiota bacterium contains these proteins:
- a CDS encoding NAD-dependent epimerase/dehydratase family protein, which gives rise to MKTMLVTGSSGLIGSEVVAYFCQLGWQVCGVDNNQRADFFGPQGDTRWNQRRLLTAHPNFQHHELDIRDRQGVDQLLATLKPALVVHTAAQPSHDLAASRPFDDFDVNAVGTLNLLEATRRHASTAVFAHLSTNKVYGDRPNTIRLKELATRWEYDDPAFANGIPESFSIDQSKHSLFGASKVAGDVMVQEYGRYFGMKTCCLRGGCLTGPNHSGVELHGFLSYLVKCNAEGRRYKVYGYKGKQVRDNIHSLDVARFIHAFAEQPRCGEVYNIGGGRANSVSILEAFERAAALSGKRMDFEYVDQNRAGDHICYISDLAKMQAHYPGWGITKSLDDIFSEIYQAVGKH
- a CDS encoding tagaturonate epimerase family protein, whose amino-acid sequence is MLTLAKYSMGMGDRFAHQAKAQLKACKQALECGVEIIPVWNKSNREHLIVGSEPASVRVAADSAVKTLGWHKPYHVDADHIRLETVDRFIPTADFFTLDVADFIGKPAAAGAVQAFVSQHPELVGALRIPGIAAPFQTSAADIERMAAKYLYAVQEAGRIYQQIAKVKGQGKFITEISLDETDAPQTPPELLVILAAIADGKIPIQTIAPKFTGRFNKGVDYVGDVAQFEKEFNEDLAVIAFAVKEYGLPAQLKLSVHSGSDKFSIYGPIHRALKRTGAGLHLKTAGTTWLEELIGLAESGGHSLESAKEIYIEALAHQDELCAPYAAVIDIQRSQLPAADTVKRWSSAQYVAALRHDPKNNAFNPHLRQLLHVGYKVAAKMGPQYLSMLKANDTVIGRNVTFNLFERHIKPVWLG
- a CDS encoding nitroreductase family protein, encoding MNYYQTVEQRYSVRAFKATPVNPESLARIWEAVRLAPSACNLQPWRFLVIKTAELRAKLAPILQPWVFTAPLVVVALGNRQTAWRRDGQSYHELDVAIAFEHLVLAATAEGLGTCWICAFDRKAMAKALELTNEWDPVAVTPLGYPAVPCIKTPRRAIAEIVQEI
- a CDS encoding ankyrin repeat domain-containing protein, with protein sequence MKWNGKLFGLIAALLLAPASQVGAGDIHDAAGAGDEFKLKELLKQKPELLNEQEPDGSTAMHVAARLGQTEIVALLLTYKASITVTNKDGLTPLQMARLRNHPKIVDLLLAANPSAEDKMMVLRDALHEAIMKNQPDKARSILDNNPGLDLANAKNLMENTALHFAAFAGNLDLVKYLLGKQGKADARNKEGNTPLHAAAATGHRDVVELLLEQKVAINETNLMGVTALHLAADRGHEEVVKCLVDHNADVNATGKSGVTPLLVAAEKGHLNVGRLLLDHQAGINALGDKMATPLHFAVRNGDLRFVELLLAYKPDLTKKTVDGLTALALANQKGFVAVVDMLKKAGAKE
- a CDS encoding transcriptional activator RfaH, with protein sequence MQSLVTSSEDRPTTPLKAGAQWFCIRTKPKHEHIAAAHIRKYQGTEVFFPRIRLERASRGGKIRVLAPLFPTYLFARFDLMMELRSVRYASGVLNVVHFGHYIPIIPDQVIENLRLELDSEGVCEGAPEFVPGDAVEVITGAFRGFQGQVLRTMTSGQRVAILLDFLGRQVMVEIEAEFILKEAADTLAGKPSNSGGKTS